A stretch of DNA from Lotus japonicus ecotype B-129 chromosome 4, LjGifu_v1.2:
GTTTCAGAAGGATGAATCGCAATGAAAACCCAACATGGCACCTCCACTCGGGTACAAAgcatttattttcaattttttaaatcaaaagAATAGGTGCAGAGcgggaaaaaaaaacttaagggTATACAGGAAGTTAAACAACACGACATTTAATGACATCAATCAAAGCTATAATTTGCAAAACCCAGAATTAATATTCAAAGTTACATACGGTCATCCATCTTGAATTTGATAGCATCTTCAGTAAATTTCTTCATCTTAGCATCAAGCTCAGCTGTTGCTTCCTCTCCTTTAGCAATAATTCTGTCAATGTCCTCATCAGTGATTGTACTGTCCTTGGAACTAAAAACCATTTCAGCACCAAATCTAACCATTTGAAGCAACTCATCCTTATTTACAGCTGCATCCATAAACAAATTGTCCCACTTATTATACAATAAACAAGTCtcgcaaacaaagaagaaaaataatccTTAAAATTCTTACTCTTCTGCTCAGCTAAACGCCCTTGCTGAATCACCAGAGCATCAAGTGCGAGCTTTTTGTAAGCCCTTTCAATGACTTTTTCCTCAATAGTAAACTGTGCAATTACCATGATATGAGATGAGATATTGACACAAATGGAAACAGGAAGTAGGAGGCACCAACACTTTAAAATGGTTGTCAAACACAGCTTGTTGGATACCTTAAATACTTCTAGCTTGGATATttcaattatattattttatgtACAATGCTAGTATCCATACTTCTAGatagaaatataatattagaAAAATATACCCAATAGTGAGCAAAATAAAGTATAAAATCACAAACCTCTGAGCAGAATCTGAAAACTTGAACTTCTTTCTTCTGACCAATCCTATGAGCCCGATCCTGAGCTTGCAGGTCAACCTGTGGGTTCCTGTTTTAACACCACCAATTATCAACAAACAATTAGTTGTGAACATAAGGCACCAATCTAAATCAGAAGGGTGCTGACATGATTGAAATACTCACCAGTCACTATCATAAAGAATGACAATATCAGCAGTAGCAAGATTTATGCCAAGACCACCAGCCCGAGTAGATAGCAAGAAGACAAATTTCTCGCTTCCTGGTTTGTTGAAAGCCTCAATGGAAGCATCACGATCTTCTCCACCAGTATTGCCATCTATGCGGCAATATTTGTATCCTCGAAACATTAAATAATCTTCAAGTATGTCCAACAGCCTAGtcatctgaagaagaagagatataTATTAAGCAAGAATTGAAACAAATACAACAGGAAAAAATAAGCTATTAACAGCCATCTGAAAAGAATCTAATTCTTACATAGAACTGACCTGTGAAAATATAAGTACCCTAGAATCCCGTTCTTTTAGTTTAGGAAGTAATTTATCCAGTAGAACCATTTTACCTGCAGAAgatatttttagaaaaagaaacaaatttaAGATCTTATTGTATTGATCAGTCTAAAAAGGACTTCTGACGCATctctaattataaaaaaaattaccagCATTTGTAACCAGATGGTCTCCTGTTGTGTAGGGAGGACCAGGTTCAGCACCTTGGAAGAGATATGGGTGATTACAACATTTACGTAGTTGCATCGCTATATTTAAGAGACGCTTCCGTTCTCCACCGGCATTTACAACCTCAAGATCCTTCTGCAGCAAGGCCCTATAATACTGTTTCTGCATTTGTGACATACCTACTTTAAGAATGGTTTCCTTTTTCGGTGGCAACCCTTTCTCGACATCAGATTTCAATCTTCGAAGGAGAAATGGACGGAGGACCTTAATTATACCAAAAAATAACATTATATAATCGTCATAATATCATAAGTTTATAACAGACTCAACAACCAAAGATAGTGTGAAGCTTACTTTGTGTAGTTGTTGGACAACTTCCTGTTGGTCATTTTCACCAGAGATTTGAAACCATTCATCAAAAGTTTCAGCAGAACTAAAAATTTCAGGCAGAAGAAAGTTGAGAAGAGCCCAGAGTTCATGAAGATTGTTCTGCAACATTAAAGATAACAAATCACATTAATTACTCAAGTGTATTAAGATATTACTATGAGTGCAACCAAAGAATGGGAATTAAGATCCAGATTCCAAAATAAACCTGACCTCTAAGCATATAACACAAAAATTTAAACTGAGGCTGAAGGGACTATAGGCAAAAGACACAAAGAGCAATAAAAGTACTACCCAATTAACCAAACTTATAAGCATTCAATTCACCTCTCCATCTAATCAACCACAATTTGACTACTTAGAAATTCTCAATAACAACTGGTGTACAACCTCGTCTTTGATGAAAATTTACTTAGAGATTACATACTAAAGGTGCCCACGGAGAAGAAGTAATTATTTCTAGCATATTCTTGCTTAATGTCCCATCTTCACAAAAAATGAGAGAATTTAATAAGGATGTGAAGTtaaaaaataggaaaacaaaacaaaaattgtaGGGTGCTGAGCATATAAAACAGGTGGATTTAGAAATTAACTGACACAGCCACCCTCCATTAGAAACATGAAGAAAAGTCTCTTCCACAAGATAAATTATCAGCTTTATACTCATGAAATTATGAGATCATACTAACTTCAATTAGATGGAATGTGGGTTTCCATGTTAAGAAGAGATACCATTTCTTAAGATGATACCATCTTGTGtatgataaattattaaatattatgaTATACCTGTAGTGGTGTGCCTGTTATAAGGAGCCGATAGTTTGTATTGTATAGCCTCATTGTTTTGGACAGGAGGGAATTCTCATTCTTGATTCTGTGAGCTTCATCAATAATTATGTAACGCCAGTTAAATCGACGAAACGCAGACTTCTCCTTGATTACCATTTCAAAGCTTGTCACGcacacatcaaactttccaGCAACCAATAGCTCCTCCCTTATATGCCTCTaaatatttgaaattaaaaCCATTAGACAAGGATGTCAAAGCCTAGATTCATTGTAAGTTGTAACCCCAAAATAAGCCAGTCCGGCCGAGCAAATCTTACCCTCTCATCAGGGTTACCAAGGAACTTTATTGCACGTATAACAGGACAGAAGCGCCGAATCTCATTCATCCAATTTCCAAGAGTAGATTTTGGAGCAACCACCATATGAGGGCCTGTTATTCCTTTGAACTCATGTAAATAGGCCAGCAAAGATATAGTTTGCAAAGTTTTACCAAGCCCCTGCAAATCAACAATATATTCATTCATCAGAACTTTTATTAATCAACTCATACTTAATCAAATTGCACATCACTGGTAGTAATGTGCATGTATTATGTAAGTGTGAATTATATCCGAGACACCATCTACAACCTACCATTTCATCTGCCAGAATCCCATTTATTCCATTCTCATACAATCTGATGAGCCAGTTTAGCCCAGCAAGTTGGTAATCCCTCATCTTCCCTTGGATACCTGTCGAACAAGCAAGCAAATTCACATTCGTACAAACAAAAATCTTGAAAATATTAGACACGATTAACATAAAACTCAAGAACAACCCATCATATATCAGCCAGATAGTTGTAGGCAACAAACAAGAATCCAAATAACACTAATAAGAAAAAATCCAATATATATTAAACCTAGAGCACATGTAGCCCGTATGAGAAATCCAGCAATCAGAATGCAAGCCTTCAGCACCAGGAAAAACAAAATGAACAGTTTAAATACCAATGCATCCTTAACCAGTACTATGGCAGAAAATAAGCCATCCCGTTATCTTTTTCACAAGTAAAGGAAACGTGAGAAAGGAAAATAAGCCTGTGCATAAAACTGATAAAGGAAATAGAATAGTTTACATGAAGGTTGAGTCATCAGCCGTGTGTTTGCTGaaccaccttcttcttccttcaggtactcttcatcttcctcttcttcagtcaCTTTTGATGCATGGCGTCCCCTAAAATAGACATGAACGTatgattttcaatatatttaaaagttaaaactcaaTAAGATAAAGCCAGCAAAAGGAATGGCCATAGCACAGACCAAAGAGTATTCATGAAATTTCAGAATGTACCTTCCCTTTCCCTTCTTTTGAGATGAAGATTGATCAGCTTTGGCAAAATGAGCAAACAACTCAGTCTGCTGCAAGAGATAGTTCAACCTACCCTTTCCTCTATTGTTCTGCAGAAAATTCAACCATTCCTCAGTCAAACATCAAATTAACATAATATAAaccaggcttgttaatagcgtGTCATAGCGGCGCAATAGCGCTATAGCATAGTGCCCTGGGGTTTCACCACTACTCCACTATTCACCACTATTGTCGGTTATAGCGCTCgaaatagcgttttttgggcttgccgctacGCCAAAAAATGTAAAGTGAACAATAACACTAACACACGCACCATATCAGCATCAATGGCTGCATTTTGTGCATCCAGTATCTCCTGAatcttctgcttcttcaatTGCTGCAATTCCTTTAGCCTAGCCTTCTCGCGTTTGCTAATTTCAGGATCAGCAGCATTACCTTCATCATCCTACAATAACAACAAACCTAACATCTAAGCAAATCCAAACTATAACGAACTGAAAATCATCACGTGAAACGGCAAGCGCAAACAAAGATATGAAAATGCAAGTTCAGGTTAACCTGATTATCGTCATCAGCAGCAACAGCATCTTCGCCGCCGGATTCATCCGGCTCGTCGTCGGAGCTAGCGGAGCGAGCCACGGCTTCGAGTTCCTCGTCGTCCTCTTCGATCTGGTCGTGAACCTCCTCTTCTTGctgctcctcctcttcctcttcggAATCTGAGCCGTTTCGTCTCGCCATGGTTTTCTCAGATCGAGGGTTTCGTTCGTTCGTACCCGAGTGTGTGTATTTgtgagagagaaaagagagagcgCGAGGTTTTAATTAAAGTGTAaagtgaaataaataaataaaaataaaagggtAGAAAATATGTGGTGATCTAGGGATTTTATAGCCGTATGATTCGGAAAGTGGGAGTGCGATTTATATGCCAAACGTATATTTCGCGCCAATGATGTGGAAACTATGATATTTTCCCGCTACCATTTTAAGGCCTTTGGGCCAGTTTATGGGCTCGCTCAAGAACAATTGTTTATTGTGAGGGTTTGATTTAATCTCACCCCACTTTAATGTGTTAAATACCTATATTGCCCTCACTTTAGGGCCTGGAATGTGGAAACATGGAAAATGTGTTTAATTAGtctatagaaaaataaaaatcagaggACAAATAGCTATttgcaagtttttttttctaggtATGTGACCTTAAAGTGCATGAGAAATTGAGTCTTTTCCTCTGGTTATCTTTGCATGATGTATTGCCCATGAACAACTTGAGATACTCCCGATCCCTTATTGGTTCTCCACTATGCAGTCGTTGTTCTTGCCACCACGAGACCGCCATCCACTGCCTCTGAGCATTCCTCGATCTCATTTCTTACTACACGACAGTTTGCAAACACGGGTGGCCTTCCTTAATCATCATCAAAAGCGATAGAGGTATGTTTTTATCATTTGGTGAATTTGGCGTTGGGAGAATGATGCAACGCTTGATGATAGTCCTTTGACAATTGGTATTGTATTGCACCATATCTTTTTCTCAATAATGGGAGTGCAACACTTTTTGGAACAACACACTCATTTATGCTTTGGATCATATTTCACGCCTAGTATGGTTCTCTTCGTTTAGGTCACAAGTTTAACTTAACATAGATGGTTGTTTCCGCCTGAGTGGTGGTGTGATTGATGTTAGTGACATGTTTGGAATGTCTCCTTTGAATGACTGGTAGGTTTTTGAGCTTATTATCACAATACTTTCTCTCTCAATGTAGAACTTTTCGCTTACAACATTGTTTGTTAACGGGTTAAAACTTAGGATACCACCAGGTGATATGTGGGAGTGTTATGCGAACGACATTCGCTTGCTTGAGGCTCATGTCATGTCCTCATATTTGTTTGTTGTCTCAAAAGATATATTTGCTCATATAATGCCTATTTTTAACATCTTCGTGGTGAAATGAACTTTTGAACATATTGTTAAGGTACTCGAGGATTACGTAGACATTGTGGTTTTCTTTAGTGGTCTCTCTCATTAAAACACTGTGTCATTACTTGCGTTAGGTTAAAAATGTTTGTCTTAGTTTTGTTCGTTGTGTTTTGCTTTATCATTTGATATGCTATTAATATAGGAGTTGTAGGAGTTGTAAAAGTATTCATAGCAGGATGTAACActcataataaaaatataaaaatattttttcttggtATTAAAGTATCTCACTCTTAATAAGTAATAACCATATGATTAATATTAAATGAGTAAGCCTTTCACCATAAAGAATTCTTCATACACACTACCATCACCATAAAATCAAATTctcaaatgaaataaaaatatattaattttattttttgtgtaaGACATCTGACAAGTGTTTTTCTTTGGAGACAATCTTGTTCGAGCCGAAAACATTCGACATCATGATAAGGCTAACTCTCTTAGCGGAGTTTTTTTTCATCCACAAGACTCGAACCCGAAATCTTGCTTAAGAGAAATCAAACATGCACCCCTTGAACCAACCACCCGTTGatagtatatatttttttgtaacatcggaaagataaattacacctaCAAAGAATTGATCGTTGGACCTCCCCTTACCCAACCCAAATGTCcctagctcctaccacttgaactatcatacGAGGATGATAATAAAAATGTATTGCTGAAGTAACAAATGAAATAAAAGttagaaatttaattaattaaagactaaaaataaaatctcaGCCGTCTCTAATGCAAGTCCACATACACAAACCTGTAGGGTGCTCTACCGAAGACCGAAGTAGTCTTTGCTTCTCTTAAATCCGAGTCTCAGCCGTTGGATTCATTAATACAAAATTCAACGCTTAAGATCCAAGAAGTAAATGGACCATATTACCCTTCTCCTCcacctctcactctctcttcacTTCCTAAACCCTTCCTGAGTCTGAAGGCTTCAGTTGCACTAGCTTCATCCCTAAAACCTACCCACACCGAGTTCGCTCAGAAGCCATAACTGAGTTCGCAACTCGGTCCCTCTTACATTGAACCATGCAAGTGCTATCCAATGCTCGCCGCGTCTCTCGGCTTCTGCAATCTCCGATCTCCCTTTCGTCTCACCTTCCGAACTCGCAACCACCGATTTTCTCAGGTGAATTCATCATTCGCAGCAGCGTCAAATCGAAGCAATTTTTTGTATGATTTTTCTTTTGCTGAATGATATAATGATATGAAACTGTTGAATTAGACAGGGCTCGCACAACCTAATCACTGGCAAGTGAAAACTGGACCATTGCATTTCTTCGTTTCAAATGCTTCTTTCACTTCTGGATGGGAACCTCTTCAAGCGACTCCAACAGGTTTTTCTATTGTTTGTATCCACTATCCTGTAGTTTCCTTCTCAGATTTCGTTTAGGTGATGCTTGGTTTTGTGTTATTGTGTGATTGTTGCAGAGGCTGTGAAGGAACTCTATGATAAAATGCTTGAATCTGTAAATACGAAACGATCAATGCCGCCGAATGCGTGGTTGTGGCAAATGATTGCAAATTGTAAACACCAGCACGATATTGGACTTCTGTTCGAAATTTTGCAGAAGCTCCGCACATTTGTtagtttctcattttttttttctgctgtGAATTCAAGTATTTGTCTGTTTATTCTCGTTTTTCGTTGTTGTGATggcttttaatttattttgtgaGCAGAGGTTGTCGAATCTTCGTATTCATGACGATTTTAATTGCAATCTATGTCGAGAAGTTGCTAAAGCATGTGTTCATGCCGGAGCGCTTGACTTTGGTATGCATACTACTCTGTCTCTTGCTGTTTCACTGGTCAAATTTAAATATATGGGATATTAAGGTTATTGTATTTGTATGTAGGGAAGAAGGCTTTGTGGAAGCATAATGTCTATGGACTTGCACCAAGTGTTGCATCCGCTCACCATTTACTGGTATTGTTGACATGCTTATGCTCTAAACTCTTTGATTCTGTCTCCTCTTTCTAATTGGGAAGTTACTGGCAATTAACTGCAGACGTATGCTAAGAACCACAATGATACGAAACTGTTGGTAGAAGTAATGAAACTTTTGAAAAGGAATGATGTGCCATTGCAACCAGGCACAGCAGATATAGTTTTCAGGTATATTTGAACTTTGACATTTTCACGATTTTATTTTGCATTTCAAAGTGTCTTATGTAGAAGAGTATTCTCTAGAGTTTGAATTTGGGTTTTACTTCTTTTACTTCTAAAAGAAGCCACTGAACATTTGATTGATATAAGTATTCTCTTAGTTGATGACTGGCATGCACTTATTTCAAATCCTAACTTGTAGTTAGTCTCACAAAACCAAATATTGATTGTATGAGGGAATCTTGGTGCGGTGCCTGTGTCTGTGCAAGGTTATAAGTCTTAGTCTATAATACAGCTAGTTTGCTTGATTTTCTAAGCTTGCAAACTGCAAATGCTTTG
This window harbors:
- the LOC130711298 gene encoding ISWI chromatin-remodeling complex ATPase CHR17-like, with amino-acid sequence MARRNGSDSEEEEEEQQEEEVHDQIEEDDEELEAVARSASSDDEPDESGGEDAVAADDDNQDDEGNAADPEISKREKARLKELQQLKKQKIQEILDAQNAAIDADMNNRGKGRLNYLLQQTELFAHFAKADQSSSQKKGKGRGRHASKVTEEEEDEEYLKEEEGGSANTRLMTQPSCIQGKMRDYQLAGLNWLIRLYENGINGILADEMGLGKTLQTISLLAYLHEFKGITGPHMVVAPKSTLGNWMNEIRRFCPVIRAIKFLGNPDERRHIREELLVAGKFDVCVTSFEMVIKEKSAFRRFNWRYIIIDEAHRIKNENSLLSKTMRLYNTNYRLLITGTPLQNNLHELWALLNFLLPEIFSSAETFDEWFQISGENDQQEVVQQLHKVLRPFLLRRLKSDVEKGLPPKKETILKVGMSQMQKQYYRALLQKDLEVVNAGGERKRLLNIAMQLRKCCNHPYLFQGAEPGPPYTTGDHLVTNAGKMVLLDKLLPKLKERDSRVLIFSQMTRLLDILEDYLMFRGYKYCRIDGNTGGEDRDASIEAFNKPGSEKFVFLLSTRAGGLGINLATADIVILYDSDWNPQVDLQAQDRAHRIGQKKEVQVFRFCSEFTIEEKVIERAYKKLALDALVIQQGRLAEQKTVNKDELLQMVRFGAEMVFSSKDSTITDEDIDRIIAKGEEATAELDAKMKKFTEDAIKFKMDDPAELYNFDDKEDENKFDIKKIVTENWVEPSRRERKRNYSESEYFKQTMRQGGPTKPKEPRIPRMPQLHDFQFFNTHRLNELYEKEVRRLMQAHQKSQVKDSIDVDEPEEIGDSLTVEEVEEKERLLEEGFSSWSRKDFNAFIRACEKYGRNDIQSIASEIEGKTEEEVERYAKVFKERYKELNDYDRIIKNIERGETRISRKDEIMKAIGKKLDRYKNPWLELKIQYGQNKGKLYNEECDRFMICMVHKLGYGNWDELKSAFRMSPLFKFDWFVKSRTTQELTRRCDTLIRLIEKENQEYDERERQARKEKKLAAKNSTPSKRAVPRQAESPSLKKRKQLTMDDYLSSGKKKK
- the LOC130715153 gene encoding uncharacterized protein LOC130715153, giving the protein MQVLSNARRVSRLLQSPISLSSHLPNSQPPIFSGLAQPNHWQVKTGPLHFFVSNASFTSGWEPLQATPTEAVKELYDKMLESVNTKRSMPPNAWLWQMIANCKHQHDIGLLFEILQKLRTFRLSNLRIHDDFNCNLCREVAKACVHAGALDFGKKALWKHNVYGLAPSVASAHHLLTYAKNHNDTKLLVEVMKLLKRNDVPLQPGTADIVFSICYNTDEWDLINKYGKRFVLAGVKLRPTSIDTWMKFAAKRGDTESLWKIEKMRSDTKKPHTLATGFSCAKGLLLEHKPSEAAAKIQVLNQTLSDAKKSGIKDELQKLISEWPLEVIKHKKEEERKTLAASLKSDIRAMVSDLLNTGLEVNFSLEELNSKEGIPQ